One genomic region from Ornithinimicrobium flavum encodes:
- a CDS encoding DUF6912 family protein, protein MTTVRCYVPLSAEQLSQLHDERRLPGPLRATAVTRSVRASQPGADSEEWEHVAIQAAARGLVADGLPVIVAAVDLVDTEVDATRAEGPQVRVGEVILPRVAALHVGDDVVTSDPSTLPPPGGEEEIELSWYDTTEIAHVVELVAALVTGAQDQAPLIPPDPAT, encoded by the coding sequence GTGACCACTGTGCGGTGCTACGTGCCGTTGAGCGCTGAGCAGCTCAGCCAGCTCCACGACGAACGGCGGCTTCCCGGCCCCCTGCGTGCGACGGCCGTGACGAGGTCGGTGCGGGCGTCGCAGCCGGGGGCCGACAGCGAGGAGTGGGAGCACGTCGCGATCCAGGCGGCGGCCCGGGGCCTGGTCGCCGACGGCCTGCCCGTGATCGTGGCGGCGGTCGACCTGGTCGACACCGAGGTCGACGCCACCAGGGCGGAGGGCCCGCAGGTGAGGGTGGGCGAGGTCATCCTGCCGCGGGTGGCCGCGCTGCACGTGGGTGATGACGTGGTGACCTCCGATCCCTCCACCCTCCCTCCTCCCGGCGGCGAGGAGGAGATCGAGCTGTCGTGGTACGACACCACCGAGATCGCCCACGTGGTCGAGCTGGTCGCGGCCCTGGTGACCGGCGCGCAGGACCAGGCGCCCCTCATACCTCCCGATCCCGCGACCTGA